In Candidatus Omnitrophota bacterium, a single genomic region encodes these proteins:
- a CDS encoding MBL fold metallo-hydrolase has translation MKTEIAKNIYSVGVLDWNMRSFHGHTYSTSRGTTYNSYLIIDDKVTLVDGVLGSFSGELINNISEIVSPEKIDYIIVNHLEADHTGALPEVIKICPNARIFCSQKCKEGLYKHYYENWNFNVVKTGDILKLGEKTLSFIEAPMIHWPDSMFTYCRQDALLMPNDAFGQHYATSQRFDDQVDQCELMDEAVKYYSNILWPLSAIISKKIEEIEKMDIPIKTIAPSHGIVWRRDPAKIINAYKKWSKNESEPKVVIIYETMWGSTEKMARAISQGLMDSGVKVKIFDVAVSDRTEMTKEMMESRGYLFGSSTHDNDMLPTMAGFMEFVKGLKPKNRLVSVFGSYGWAGGAVKEIEGVIKETGLNINQPSLSIQYVPDNKALKDCYNFGVNFSKLVKF, from the coding sequence ATGAAGACAGAGATAGCAAAGAATATTTATTCGGTAGGGGTGCTTGATTGGAATATGCGTTCTTTTCACGGGCACACTTATTCAACAAGCAGGGGCACGACTTATAATTCTTATCTTATAATCGATGATAAAGTTACCCTTGTAGACGGGGTCTTAGGTTCATTTTCAGGGGAACTGATTAATAACATAAGCGAGATTGTTTCGCCTGAGAAAATAGACTACATTATTGTAAATCACCTTGAAGCTGACCATACGGGGGCATTACCCGAGGTGATTAAGATTTGTCCTAACGCAAGAATATTTTGCTCCCAGAAATGTAAAGAAGGATTATATAAGCATTATTATGAAAATTGGAATTTTAATGTCGTAAAAACCGGGGATATCCTTAAGCTGGGAGAAAAAACACTGTCTTTTATCGAGGCCCCCATGATCCATTGGCCGGATAGCATGTTTACATATTGCCGGCAGGACGCCCTGCTTATGCCTAACGATGCATTCGGACAGCACTATGCAACCAGCCAAAGATTTGATGATCAGGTTGACCAATGCGAACTTATGGATGAAGCTGTAAAATATTACTCAAATATTCTTTGGCCGTTGAGTGCAATAATCTCCAAGAAAATAGAGGAGATTGAGAAAATGGATATCCCGATTAAGACAATTGCTCCTAGCCACGGGATAGTATGGCGTAGGGACCCAGCCAAAATAATAAATGCTTATAAAAAATGGTCTAAAAATGAATCAGAGCCCAAGGTTGTAATCATCTATGAGACTATGTGGGGCTCAACTGAGAAAATGGCAAGGGCCATATCGCAGGGGCTTATGGATTCAGGTGTTAAGGTCAAGATTTTCGATGTTGCAGTCTCTGACAGGACGGAGATGACAAAAGAAATGATGGAGAGCCGGGGCTATTTGTTTGGTTCTTCCACGCATGATAATGATATGCTCCCGACAATGGCGGGATTCATGGAATTCGTAAAGGGCCTGAAGCCTAAGAACAGGCTGGTTTCAGTTTTTGGTTCTTATGGCTGGGCAGGAGGCGCGGTAAAAGAGATTGAAGGAGTTATAAAAGAGACAGGCCTGAATATAAACCAACCTTCTTTATCAATCCAATATGTACCTGATAACAAGGCTTTAAAAGACTGCTACAATTTTGGCGTAAATTTCAGCAAGCTGGTCAAGTTTTAA
- a CDS encoding cation transporter gives MSLEHTHHNRIVKISRLRLAIAFTGLGMVIEIIGGFMSNSLALISDAGHMLTHMFALGMSYFALLLSGRPATKKRTYGYYRAEVLAAFINGIVLILISFYLIYEAILRFISPEPIKISEMLLVAVIGLAINGTSTFLLAKVSNHDLNIRSALLHEIGDMISSVAVVAAGIIIFYTGNYIVDPILSLFICLLIIIWAVKLLIDSGNILLESAPKHLDIDAVIAALKSEIKGVYEVHHVHAWTISSSMYALTAHVVIEDCSISQANELLKHINNLVKEKFHISHTNIQFECLIKKEAHHG, from the coding sequence ATGAGTTTAGAACATACACATCATAACCGGATTGTAAAGATATCCCGCCTGAGGCTGGCGATAGCATTTACCGGACTGGGCATGGTCATTGAAATTATCGGTGGTTTCATGTCCAATAGCCTTGCCCTTATTTCCGATGCCGGGCATATGCTTACCCATATGTTTGCTTTGGGGATGAGTTATTTCGCTCTGCTTTTATCCGGCCGGCCGGCTACTAAAAAACGTACTTATGGCTATTACAGGGCAGAGGTCTTAGCTGCATTTATAAACGGCATAGTCTTGATCCTGATATCGTTTTATCTTATTTACGAAGCCATCCTAAGGTTTATTTCTCCCGAACCAATAAAAATATCTGAAATGCTTCTGGTCGCCGTTATAGGTCTGGCAATCAACGGGACCAGTACTTTCTTGTTGGCAAAAGTCAGCAATCATGATCTTAACATAAGAAGCGCCTTGCTCCATGAAATAGGGGATATGATTTCGAGTGTCGCGGTAGTAGCTGCGGGCATCATTATTTTTTACACCGGTAATTATATAGTCGATCCCATTCTTTCTTTATTTATATGTCTTTTAATCATAATCTGGGCGGTTAAGCTGCTTATCGATTCGGGCAATATTCTCTTAGAATCGGCTCCCAAGCATTTGGATATAGACGCGGTAATCGCTGCTTTAAAATCGGAGATAAAGGGAGTCTATGAAGTCCACCATGTACATGCCTGGACAATTTCATCTTCTATGTATGCCCTTACGGCTCATGTGGTTATTGAAGATTGTAGTATCAGCCAGGCCAATGAATTACTTAAGCATATTAATAATTTGGTGAAGGAAAAATTTCATATAAGCCATACAAATATTCAATTCGAATGTTTAATCAAAAAGGAGGCCCATCATGGATAG
- a CDS encoding rubredoxin, which yields MDRYKCTVCGYIYDPAKGDPDNGQPAGTKFQDLPDSWVCPECGVGKDMFEKI from the coding sequence ATGGATAGATATAAGTGTACGGTTTGCGGCTATATTTATGATCCGGCAAAAGGCGACCCTGATAACGGGCAACCTGCCGGGACAAAATTTCAGGACCTGCCTGATTCTTGGGTCTGCCCGGAATGCGGGGTAGGCAAAGATATGTTTGAGAAAATATAA
- a CDS encoding sigma-70 family RNA polymerase sigma factor, giving the protein MINAVKNPTELSPEQIFGQYKNKIYRLALSISRNPQDAQDILQNTFIKIIEKLATFKNRSRLSTWIYRVAYNEGLMFIRSRKRRYGIAKDSFFKEFPARPLYIDWSKSSLRHLLNRELKDKIDDIVESLPIKYRLAFLLHDIEDIPIKDAAFILGLKGNSFKTRLHRAHLLIRAGITDYLKSRDVNKQRAVKKCDRAIDFIYGYIEGRIEPGLSNKFQKHIASCPACEKFLLTYKKALLITHALQCKDLPKELLTAMQDFLAKK; this is encoded by the coding sequence ATGATAAATGCGGTTAAAAACCCAACCGAATTATCCCCCGAACAGATATTTGGCCAGTATAAAAATAAGATATACAGGCTTGCGCTTAGCATATCAAGAAACCCTCAGGATGCGCAGGACATTTTACAGAACACTTTCATCAAAATCATCGAAAAATTAGCAACTTTCAAGAATAGGTCCCGGCTTTCTACCTGGATATATAGGGTAGCATATAATGAAGGCCTTATGTTCATAAGGAGCAGGAAAAGGCGGTACGGAATAGCCAAAGATTCATTTTTCAAAGAATTTCCGGCAAGGCCGCTTTACATAGATTGGTCAAAATCATCATTGCGTCATTTATTAAACAGGGAGCTTAAAGATAAGATCGATGATATAGTCGAAAGTTTACCGATAAAATACCGGCTAGCGTTCCTTTTGCATGACATTGAAGATATCCCCATAAAGGATGCAGCTTTCATATTAGGGTTAAAAGGCAATTCTTTTAAGACAAGGTTGCATAGGGCGCATCTCCTGATAAGGGCAGGCATTACCGATTATCTTAAATCCCGCGACGTAAATAAACAAAGAGCGGTCAAAAAATGTGATAGAGCCATTGATTTTATATATGGCTACATAGAAGGCAGGATTGAACCCGGGTTGAGTAATAAATTCCAGAAACATATCGCCAGTTGTCCGGCCTGTGAAAAATTCCTTTTGACTTATAAAAAAGCCTTACTTATAACTCACGCATTACAATGTAAGGACTTGCCTAAAGAACTGCTTACCGCAATGCAGGATTTTCTAGCAAAAAAATGA
- a CDS encoding rhodanese-like domain-containing protein, producing the protein MVRKITRDELKGMIESGVRFKLVDVLVKEHFDDEHIKGAISLPLNELEQKASKLLKRDDLIVVYCASFECQASTKAAEKLMSMGYKNVLDYKGGLKDYKEGGMPLEGQRFKREGQSCQACSAC; encoded by the coding sequence ATGGTAAGAAAGATAACCAGAGATGAATTAAAAGGTATGATTGAATCAGGTGTGCGGTTTAAATTGGTAGATGTCCTGGTTAAAGAACACTTTGATGACGAGCATATAAAAGGAGCTATCTCCTTGCCTTTAAATGAATTAGAGCAAAAAGCCAGCAAATTGCTTAAAAGAGATGATTTGATTGTGGTTTACTGTGCCAGTTTTGAATGCCAGGCAAGCACTAAGGCTGCGGAAAAGTTGATGTCAATGGGTTATAAGAATGTTTTAGACTATAAAGGAGGGCTCAAGGATTATAAAGAAGGCGGGATGCCCTTGGAGGGCCAAAGGTTTAAAAGAGAAGGGCAATCTTGCCAAGCATGTTCTGCATGTTGA
- a CDS encoding 2-oxoacid:acceptor oxidoreductase subunit alpha: MEDKDFSILIGGKAGDGIDKAGLIIAKIINRLGLYVYIYRDYPSIIRGGHTFSIIRASAKRISCHKDNIDVLLAINQETFDLHKERLNGDGIVIYNSDNVKTASAGMYGFNLDEVVKKENGEPIMRNTCMLGILCKALSISKELLEGVLQEEFSGKGDINLKIALKGYELAEELTGIKTDKNETLPVLTGNEAIGMGLIRGGLDAYLAYPMTPSSGILHFLAAKSGDFSLDVMHPESEISVMLMACGFAYAGKKVAVGTSGGGFCLMTEGLSFSGIAELPVVVILGQRTGPSTGLPTYTGQTEVHFAINAGHGEFPRVVLAPGDTEEAFYWSALALNLAWEFQIPAIVLSDKMLSESSYNFDINLIPKVNEYEPVLWDRNGEYKRYFNSDNPVSGLSFPGQKGAVIKVNSYEHDEYGITTEKADITESMQKKRQSKESLIAKKLSTYETIGVYGDKGSDTVLLCWGSNKGVCKELAEELHLRMIHPKVLWPFPAEEFTASIRGAKKMICVENNITSQLSRLIETFGRKPDVKILRYDGRPFSLDGLRKELKKVI, encoded by the coding sequence ATAGAGGATAAAGATTTTTCCATTTTGATCGGCGGTAAGGCCGGAGATGGCATAGACAAGGCCGGGCTTATAATCGCTAAAATAATCAACAGGCTGGGGCTGTATGTTTATATCTATAGGGATTATCCCTCTATTATAAGAGGGGGGCATACTTTCTCTATAATAAGAGCGTCAGCTAAAAGGATCTCCTGCCATAAGGATAATATTGATGTGCTTCTTGCCATAAACCAGGAGACATTCGATTTGCATAAGGAAAGATTAAACGGGGATGGCATAGTTATTTATAATTCAGACAATGTAAAGACCGCTTCTGCCGGTATGTATGGGTTTAACCTTGATGAAGTTGTCAAAAAAGAAAATGGCGAGCCTATAATGCGCAATACATGCATGTTAGGGATTTTGTGCAAGGCTTTAAGTATAAGTAAGGAGCTTCTGGAGGGGGTGTTGCAGGAGGAATTTTCAGGTAAAGGAGATATTAACCTAAAAATTGCTCTTAAAGGATATGAATTAGCTGAAGAACTGACCGGAATAAAGACAGATAAAAATGAAACACTCCCCGTTTTAACTGGCAATGAGGCCATTGGAATGGGCTTGATAAGGGGAGGGCTTGATGCTTATTTAGCTTATCCGATGACGCCGTCTTCAGGTATATTACATTTTCTCGCAGCAAAATCCGGAGATTTCTCTCTGGATGTCATGCATCCGGAAAGTGAAATATCCGTTATGCTTATGGCTTGCGGTTTTGCGTATGCAGGTAAAAAAGTTGCGGTAGGCACTTCTGGGGGGGGATTTTGTTTGATGACTGAAGGCTTAAGCTTCAGCGGTATAGCTGAGCTGCCTGTAGTGGTTATTCTCGGCCAAAGGACCGGCCCGAGCACTGGCCTGCCTACTTATACGGGGCAAACGGAAGTACATTTTGCAATCAATGCAGGGCACGGTGAGTTTCCAAGAGTGGTATTGGCTCCTGGAGATACAGAGGAGGCATTTTACTGGTCAGCATTAGCCTTGAATTTGGCATGGGAATTTCAGATACCGGCTATTGTTCTTTCCGATAAGATGCTTAGCGAAAGCAGTTATAACTTCGATATAAATCTTATACCTAAGGTAAACGAGTATGAACCGGTATTGTGGGATAGAAACGGAGAATACAAAAGGTATTTTAATTCAGATAATCCTGTATCTGGCTTAAGTTTTCCGGGCCAGAAAGGCGCGGTTATAAAAGTTAATAGCTATGAGCATGATGAATATGGCATTACTACGGAGAAGGCAGATATCACAGAGTCGATGCAAAAGAAACGCCAGTCCAAAGAAAGCCTCATAGCGAAAAAATTGTCTACCTATGAAACCATAGGTGTATATGGGGATAAGGGTTCAGATACCGTCTTGTTATGCTGGGGATCAAATAAGGGTGTCTGTAAAGAGTTGGCTGAAGAATTGCATTTAAGGATGATACATCCTAAAGTGCTTTGGCCTTTTCCTGCAGAAGAGTTTACGGCTTCTATAAGAGGGGCAAAAAAAATGATATGCGTAGAGAACAATATCACATCCCAGTTAAGCAGGCTTATAGAGACTTTTGGCAGAAAACCAGACGTAAAGATTTTAAGATATGACGGCAGGCCTTTTAGCCTCGACGGGCTTAGGAAGGAATTAAAGAAGGTTATTTAG
- a CDS encoding 2-oxoacid:ferredoxin oxidoreductase subunit beta, with amino-acid sequence MDPKILNTYAQNTWCPGCGNFAILNSIKYVISSLVDEGHTLENFVLVSGIGCHAKIVDYINVNSFYSLHGRAVPPAEGIKIANDKLKVIVFSGDGDSYGEGIEHLIFAAKRNIDITVIVHNNRVYGLTTGQFTPTSPLGYRGRSTPQGTKELPLNPLEVMLASGATFISRGTSHGLELLKKLFKEAILHKGFSIVDVLQVCVTYYNMYEYYDKKTYELSQHDYSDYASALNKIREWDYNRDASIPLGVFYKKDIPDGALPVKKGADKSQRQDNLRGLLKEYI; translated from the coding sequence ATGGACCCCAAAATACTTAATACTTATGCTCAAAATACCTGGTGCCCGGGCTGCGGTAATTTTGCTATCCTAAACAGCATAAAATATGTGATTTCTTCTCTTGTCGATGAAGGGCATACTCTGGAAAATTTTGTCCTGGTATCGGGCATAGGCTGTCATGCCAAGATAGTAGATTATATTAATGTGAATAGTTTTTATTCCCTGCATGGCAGGGCTGTACCTCCGGCTGAAGGCATCAAGATTGCAAACGATAAGTTAAAGGTAATAGTTTTTTCCGGTGACGGCGATTCGTACGGAGAAGGAATAGAGCATTTAATATTTGCGGCTAAAAGAAATATAGACATAACGGTCATCGTCCATAACAACAGGGTTTACGGTCTGACTACGGGTCAATTCACCCCTACTTCCCCGCTTGGATACAGAGGGCGTTCTACTCCGCAGGGCACAAAAGAGCTTCCTTTAAATCCATTGGAGGTGATGCTTGCTTCCGGAGCGACATTTATTTCCCGCGGCACTTCCCACGGCTTGGAGTTATTAAAAAAACTGTTCAAAGAAGCCATATTACATAAAGGTTTTTCTATTGTTGATGTTTTACAAGTCTGTGTTACCTACTATAATATGTACGAGTATTATGATAAGAAAACATATGAATTGAGCCAGCACGATTACTCTGACTACGCAAGTGCATTAAACAAAATCAGGGAATGGGATTATAACCGCGATGCGAGCATACCATTAGGGGTGTTTTACAAAAAAGATATTCCCGACGGTGCCTTACCCGTCAAAAAAGGTGCGGATAAATCTCAGCGGCAGGATAACCTCAGAGGCCTGCTTAAAGAATATATCTGA
- a CDS encoding pyridoxamine 5'-phosphate oxidase family protein: MAKITDSIKNFFENQNFVIISTIDKNGTLHNSCKGIIEIREHSKVYLLDLYKARTMVNLKNNPNIAITAVDEHKFKGYSIKGQARIINMQDCQPHVVKAWEAKLASRISQRVIKNMLSKKEHPLHPEALLPKPEYVIEVVIHDVIDLTPHNLK, encoded by the coding sequence ATGGCCAAAATCACAGATTCTATAAAAAATTTCTTCGAGAACCAGAATTTTGTGATTATTTCGACAATCGATAAAAACGGGACTTTACATAATTCCTGTAAGGGTATCATTGAAATAAGAGAGCACAGCAAAGTCTATCTTCTGGACCTTTATAAGGCCAGGACTATGGTTAATCTTAAGAATAATCCTAATATAGCCATTACGGCTGTTGACGAACATAAATTTAAAGGTTACTCTATTAAGGGCCAGGCAAGGATAATAAACATGCAGGATTGCCAGCCGCATGTTGTAAAGGCCTGGGAAGCCAAGTTAGCTTCAAGGATAAGCCAAAGAGTGATAAAAAACATGCTCAGCAAGAAAGAGCACCCCTTGCATCCGGAAGCGCTGCTTCCTAAACCGGAGTATGTCATTGAGGTGGTTATACACGATGTTATAGATCTTACGCCACACAACCTAAAATAG
- a CDS encoding glutaredoxin family protein yields MSKHVTVYSTPTCPYCIRAKQFLKDNNIDFQNIDVSSDQQAAEEMVQKSGQMGVPVLDIEGEIIVGFDKEKIKQSLGI; encoded by the coding sequence ATGAGTAAACACGTTACGGTTTATAGCACTCCTACCTGCCCGTATTGCATAAGGGCAAAACAGTTTCTCAAAGACAATAATATAGACTTCCAGAATATAGATGTGTCGAGTGACCAGCAGGCGGCTGAAGAGATGGTGCAGAAATCAGGCCAGATGGGCGTCCCTGTCTTGGACATAGAAGGCGAAATTATAGTCGGATTTGACAAAGAAAAGATAAAACAATCCCTGGGTATTTAA
- a CDS encoding FAD-binding protein: MLYDVIIIGAGPAGITASVYSARKKISTLVISKDIGGQAAWSGDVENYTGYQFVTGPELAAKFEEHMRKYDIALEEGQEAIEIGKEGNLVFVKTQKETYKAKSAIIASGKRSRELGVPGEKEYKNKGLTYCATCDGPLFAGKDVAVIGGGNSAMDAVLQLMNIARRVHIINIAPSLSGDAIMKQKVESANNVTILNDSQVLEVLGENLVKSITVKSGSNKKNIPVEGIFVEIGLIPNSDFAKTVEKNKNGEIKINCFNETNLPGIFAAGDVTDVPEKQIIIAAGEGSKAALGVFKYLSQHEF; the protein is encoded by the coding sequence ATGCTTTATGATGTTATAATAATCGGGGCAGGTCCCGCAGGCATAACTGCAAGCGTGTATTCCGCACGTAAGAAAATAAGCACATTGGTAATAAGCAAGGATATCGGGGGGCAGGCAGCATGGAGCGGCGATGTGGAGAATTATACTGGCTACCAATTTGTTACCGGCCCGGAATTAGCTGCCAAGTTTGAAGAGCATATGCGTAAATATGATATAGCCCTTGAAGAGGGCCAGGAGGCAATAGAGATAGGCAAAGAAGGCAACCTAGTTTTTGTAAAGACCCAAAAAGAAACCTATAAAGCAAAAAGTGCGATCATTGCTTCCGGTAAGAGGTCAAGGGAATTAGGCGTCCCGGGAGAAAAAGAATACAAGAATAAAGGGCTTACTTATTGCGCTACATGTGACGGCCCGCTATTTGCGGGTAAAGATGTGGCAGTTATAGGCGGAGGGAATTCCGCTATGGATGCCGTTTTGCAGCTGATGAATATAGCCAGGCGTGTCCACATTATAAATATCGCGCCTTCTTTAAGCGGCGACGCTATAATGAAACAGAAAGTAGAGAGCGCTAATAACGTGACTATCTTAAATGATAGCCAGGTGCTTGAAGTGTTAGGGGAAAACCTGGTCAAGTCTATTACAGTTAAGAGCGGTAGTAATAAGAAAAACATCCCGGTGGAAGGGATTTTTGTAGAAATCGGGCTCATACCTAATTCTGATTTTGCAAAAACGGTCGAAAAAAACAAAAATGGGGAAATAAAAATAAATTGTTTTAATGAGACAAACCTCCCAGGTATATTTGCTGCAGGCGATGTAACTGATGTGCCTGAAAAACAAATAATAATCGCAGCAGGGGAAGGTTCTAAGGCAGCGCTCGGGGTCTTTAAATATCTGTCCCAGCATGAATTTTAA
- the thiS gene encoding sulfur carrier protein ThiS: MFIKINGVKSESNRYLTVADLVSDKKFNPKTIVIELNRDIIDPKDWPKTVLKEGDSLEIISFVGGG, from the coding sequence ATGTTTATAAAGATTAACGGTGTGAAGTCAGAAAGCAACAGGTATCTGACAGTTGCAGATTTAGTCAGCGACAAAAAATTTAATCCTAAAACAATTGTTATAGAGCTTAACCGCGATATTATTGATCCCAAAGATTGGCCCAAGACTGTTTTAAAAGAGGGTGATTCGCTGGAAATAATATCATTTGTTGGTGGAGGGTAG
- a CDS encoding thiazole synthase, with protein sequence MDDYLMIGGRKIKNRFFLGTGKFPSYSLMKDAIVSSAAEVITVALRRVDDSSREDNILEYIPKGSILMTNTSGARNADEAVRIAHLARAAGCGDWIKIEIINDNKFLLPDNAETIKAAHILAKENFIVMPYINPDLMDAKRLLDAGASSIMPLGAPIGTNKGLRTKEIIKILIEEIDLPVIVDAGIGRPSAAAEAMEMGCSAVLVNTAIATANDPAMAARSFSKAVEAGRFAYLCGLEGEKDYPQASSPLTGFLR encoded by the coding sequence ATGGATGATTATTTGATGATAGGTGGCAGAAAAATAAAGAACAGGTTTTTCTTAGGCACAGGGAAATTCCCGTCCTATTCTTTAATGAAGGATGCGATTGTAAGCTCTGCAGCGGAAGTTATTACTGTTGCATTAAGAAGGGTGGATGATAGCTCAAGAGAGGATAATATCCTGGAATATATTCCCAAAGGGTCTATTCTTATGACAAATACTTCCGGGGCGAGAAATGCCGATGAGGCAGTGCGTATTGCACATCTGGCAAGAGCCGCGGGTTGCGGGGACTGGATAAAGATAGAGATAATAAATGATAATAAATTTCTTCTCCCGGACAACGCCGAGACCATTAAGGCAGCACACATATTAGCAAAAGAGAATTTTATCGTTATGCCGTATATTAATCCGGATTTGATGGATGCAAAAAGATTGCTTGATGCCGGAGCTTCTTCTATTATGCCCTTAGGCGCTCCCATCGGCACAAATAAAGGCCTACGCACTAAAGAGATTATAAAGATACTTATTGAAGAGATTGATTTACCTGTAATTGTTGATGCCGGTATAGGCAGGCCTTCTGCCGCAGCCGAAGCTATGGAGATGGGTTGTTCAGCTGTTTTGGTCAATACTGCAATAGCAACGGCAAATGATCCTGCCATGGCGGCAAGATCATTTTCTAAGGCTGTTGAGGCCGGAAGATTTGCATATCTCTGCGGGTTAGAAGGTGAAAAAGATTATCCTCAGGCATCATCGCCCCTCACAGGATTCTTAAGGTAG
- the thiH gene encoding 2-iminoacetate synthase ThiH, translating to MIKNSFYDIYEKYKAFDFEGFFVNVRDDRITKIINKDSLREEDFLCLLSDAATGFLEQIAVKARNITIKNFGRVICLYAPLYLSNYCENECLYCGFSNRNKIKRKRLSKDELGTEAKAIRDTGIRHILVLTGESRKMSALPYISECIETLREYFTSISIEIYPLESAEYKELINTGADGLAIYQETYDRTRYQELHSGGPKSDYLYRLDAPERACMAGIRSVSIGALLGLSEFRKDIFFTGLHASYLQRKFPSVEFSVSLPRLQPQIGGFKPFVQVSDKDLVQAMLALRLFIPRLGINISTRENSQFRSNIIGLGVTRMSAGSKTEVGGYSQKQKTEGQFEILDKSSVSEVKNMIRERGYQPVMKDWQVL from the coding sequence ATGATAAAAAATTCATTTTACGATATTTATGAAAAATACAAGGCTTTTGATTTTGAGGGGTTTTTTGTTAACGTAAGAGATGACAGAATAACAAAAATTATAAATAAAGATTCTTTAAGAGAAGAGGATTTCCTATGCCTGCTTTCTGATGCTGCAACTGGATTTCTTGAGCAAATAGCGGTTAAGGCAAGGAATATAACAATAAAAAACTTCGGCAGGGTCATCTGTCTTTATGCGCCGTTATATTTAAGCAATTATTGTGAAAATGAATGTTTGTATTGTGGATTCAGCAATCGCAATAAAATAAAAAGGAAGAGGCTAAGCAAGGATGAGCTGGGAACCGAAGCCAAAGCAATCCGGGATACCGGCATACGGCACATTCTTGTTCTGACCGGTGAATCAAGGAAAATGAGCGCGCTTCCTTATATAAGCGAATGTATAGAGACCTTAAGAGAATATTTTACTTCCATATCAATAGAAATATATCCGCTTGAATCTGCAGAGTATAAGGAGCTTATTAATACAGGAGCGGATGGTCTGGCTATTTACCAGGAGACATATGATAGAACAAGGTACCAGGAGTTACATTCAGGCGGGCCAAAAAGCGATTATCTTTACCGTTTGGATGCCCCGGAGAGAGCTTGTATGGCCGGGATAAGAAGCGTAAGCATAGGCGCATTGCTGGGCTTGTCAGAATTTAGAAAGGATATTTTTTTTACAGGCCTGCACGCGAGCTATCTACAGAGAAAATTCCCTAGTGTTGAATTTAGCGTTTCTTTGCCGAGACTACAACCGCAAATAGGCGGTTTCAAGCCTTTTGTCCAGGTTAGCGATAAAGATCTTGTCCAGGCAATGCTTGCTTTAAGGTTGTTTATACCCAGGCTGGGTATAAATATATCTACCCGTGAAAATTCTCAGTTCAGGAGTAATATAATCGGCCTTGGGGTTACGCGTATGTCAGCAGGCTCAAAGACTGAAGTGGGGGGTTATTCTCAGAAACAGAAGACCGAGGGCCAATTTGAGATCCTTGATAAAAGCAGTGTTAGTGAAGTAAAGAATATGATCCGTGAAAGAGGTTACCAGCCGGTGATGAAGGATTGGCAGGTATTATGA
- the thiF gene encoding sulfur carrier protein ThiS adenylyltransferase ThiF: MNLFEKELAGYFGPHKLRKIQSVRVGIAGLGGLGSNCAFNLARSGFKKFVLCDFDVVAVKNLNRQFYFMEQVGMQKTRALQSNLLRINPHLEIIVKNNRIDEKNIKTIFSGCQIVVEAFDSAACKKMAAQAFMNSSKLLVSASGLAGWGRSDDVVTRKLRDNFYLIGDLESEASKILPPCSPRVNVAAAKQADVILNWAIQKKYKKT, translated from the coding sequence ATGAATTTATTCGAAAAAGAATTAGCAGGATATTTTGGGCCGCATAAATTGAGGAAAATACAATCTGTCAGGGTCGGGATTGCCGGACTCGGAGGGCTTGGATCAAATTGTGCTTTTAATCTTGCGAGAAGCGGGTTTAAGAAGTTTGTGTTGTGTGATTTCGATGTCGTAGCTGTTAAAAACCTAAATAGGCAATTTTACTTTATGGAACAGGTCGGAATGCAGAAAACCAGGGCCTTGCAGTCAAATCTGCTAAGAATAAACCCGCATTTGGAGATCATAGTTAAAAACAATAGAATAGATGAGAAGAATATAAAAACAATATTTTCGGGGTGCCAAATAGTAGTTGAGGCATTTGATAGCGCGGCTTGTAAGAAAATGGCGGCACAGGCATTTATGAATTCGTCAAAATTATTAGTCTCCGCTTCGGGACTTGCCGGATGGGGCAGGAGCGATGATGTTGTTACCAGAAAATTGAGAGATAATTTTTACCTGATCGGTGATTTAGAATCAGAAGCAAGTAAAATATTGCCGCCATGTTCTCCGAGGGTAAATGTGGCAGCTGCAAAACAGGCCGATGTTATATTAAATTGGGCAATACAAAAAAAATATAAAAAAACTTGA